The Neospora caninum Liverpool complete genome, chromosome X genome includes a region encoding these proteins:
- a CDS encoding putative RIO1 family domain-containing protein, producing the protein MKLDPEVLRYMTKEEFRILTAVEMGHKNHEFVPLPLVESIAALKRHSIRDVISTLCKNKLLYRSNQKYEGFKLTYLGYDYLALHAFVKRGAITGVGGRMGVGKESDIHLCRDEEGRVFVLKLHRLGRISFRSIKRNRDYLQHRQHASWLYLARLAALKEFSYLKALHAHKFPVPEPVDVNRHAVLMEHIDAIPFREVRELAHPLVVLEKLMRLIVRLAKAGLIHGDFNEFNLLIDDDEHVTVIDLPQVVSIHHPNARLYFERDVDCVKRLFERKFSIEVTCAPSFDDVLHDIAQTAKASQLAGEEPDAGEVTLGEVLKKEDLRALDDALDVLRQQRDEEENGDEDEDEEDGDEEDDGDEDEEDGDWNSGASGESANSCERDRSACRKADREARDSGDASGQEERDVSSESETDGKTRRQRSNQRDRRRPGGPASGSSSGGSEAESSETDQTEATDERSSEDEQEPQQIPCYRPKLRRHDPATVRKRVQQGGKKKARQMRNAGRNKNPERMKAKMEAKSYY; encoded by the exons ATGAAGTTGGATCCTGAGGTGCTGCGGTACATGACAAAGGAGGAATTCCGCATCCTGACGGCTGTGGAGATGGGCCACAAGAATCACGAGTTCGTGCCTCTGCCGCTGGTGGAGTCGATCGCCGCGTTGAAGCGGCATTCCATCCGGGATGTGATCTCGACGCTGTGCAAAAACAAGTTGCTCTACCGGTCCAACCAAAAGTACGAAGGCTTCAAACTCACCTACCTCGGCTACGACTACCtcgcgctgcatgcattcgtCAAACGAGGTGCCATCACCGGGGTCGGCGGCCGCATGGGTGtcggaaaggaaagcgacaTTCACCTCtgccgagacgaagagggacgTGTTTTCGTTCTCAAGTTGCATCGCCTCG GACGGATTTCCTTCCGGTCGATTAAGCGCAACAGAGATTACCTCCAGCATCGCCAGCATGCAAGTTGGCTGTACCTCGCTCGACTCGCTGCACTGAAGGAATTCTCGTATTTGAAggccttgcatgcgcacaaGTTTCCCGTCCCGGAACCCGTTGACGTGAATCGGCACGCGGTCCTCATGGAGCACATTGACGCCATTCCCTTTCGGGAG GTCCGGGAACTCGCACATCCCCTCGTCGTTCTCGAGAAGCTGATGCGACTCATCGTCCGTCTCGCAAAGGCGGGTCTCATCCACGGCGATTTCAACGAGTTCAACTTGCTGATTGACGACGACGAACACGTCACAGTGATCG ATCTGCCACAGGTGGTGTCGATACACCACCCGAATGCGCGGCTGTACTTTGAACGCGACGTCGACTGCGTCAAGAGACTCTTTGAGCGAAAATTTTCGATCGAGGTCACCTGCGCTCCCAG CTTCGACGATGTGCTTCACGACATCGCTCAAACTGCGAAGGCGTCCCAGCTAGCGGGGGAAGAGCCCGACGCCGGGGAAGTCACCCTCGGCGAGGTTTTGAAGAAAGAGGATCTCCGTGCACTCGACGACGCCCTCGATGTGCTCCGACAAcagcgcgacgaagaggaaaacggagacgaggacgaagatgaggaagacggagatgaagaagacgatggtgacgaagatgaggaagacggagactgGAACAGTGGGGCGTCAGGGGAGTCGGCGAACAgctgcgagagagaccgaagcGCCTGCCGGAAAGCG GACCGAGAGGCCAGGGACTCTGGAGACGCGTCAGGACAGGAAGAGCGGGACGTGTCGAGTGAATCCGAAACCGACGGCAAGACCAGAAGGCAAAGGAGCAACCAGCGAGATCGGCGAAGGCCTGGCGGTCCGGCAAGCGGTTCATCCTCAG gcggaagcgaggcagagtCCTCTGAAACTGACCAGACTGAGGCGACGGACGAACGGTCTTCAGAGGACGAGCAGGAGCCTCAGCAGATTCCCTGCTACCGCCCTAAACTCCGCAG GCACGATCCCGCAACCGTTCGCAAGCGCGTCCAGcaaggcgggaagaagaaggcgcggcaaATGCGGAATGCCGGCCGAAACAAGAATCCAGAACGGATGAAGGCAAAAATGGAAGCAAAGAGCTACTACTGA